One Blastocatellia bacterium genomic region harbors:
- the ald gene encoding alanine dehydrogenase translates to MIIGVAKEIKDNEYRVGLVPAGVKALKDEGHTVLVEYQAGLGSGIADEEYVGAGAEIVPTADELWARADMIIKVKEPIEPEYARMRPGQLLFTYLHLAPAPVLTQMLLDKKVTGIAYETITNAQGFLPLLTPMSEVAGRMSVQVGATYLERPNGGRGVMLGGVPGVLPAKVVILGGGVVGSNAAKIAVGMGAQVTIIDKNLDQLRYLDDIFGSQIRTLVSNSYNIWQAIENADLVIGAVLIPGASAPKLITREMLPTMHKGAVIVDVAVDQGGCVETSHPTTHSQPTFVVDDVVHYCVANMPGAVPRTSTFALTNATLPYALKLASLGFEKAIRSDPGLKLGVNTYQGHVTHAAVAESQNRPYVPLDELL, encoded by the coding sequence ATGATTATTGGCGTAGCCAAAGAAATCAAGGATAACGAATATCGGGTCGGTTTGGTGCCGGCTGGCGTCAAGGCGTTGAAAGACGAAGGACACACGGTGCTGGTTGAGTATCAAGCTGGCCTGGGTAGTGGGATTGCCGACGAAGAATACGTTGGCGCCGGCGCTGAGATTGTCCCGACAGCCGATGAGCTGTGGGCGCGAGCGGACATGATCATCAAGGTGAAAGAGCCGATTGAGCCGGAATACGCGCGCATGCGTCCGGGACAACTGCTGTTTACTTATCTGCATCTGGCGCCGGCGCCCGTCCTGACGCAAATGCTGCTCGATAAAAAAGTGACGGGCATCGCCTATGAGACGATCACCAACGCGCAAGGCTTCTTGCCGTTGCTGACGCCGATGAGCGAGGTGGCCGGTCGCATGTCGGTGCAAGTCGGGGCTACCTACCTGGAACGGCCCAACGGTGGACGTGGCGTGATGCTCGGCGGCGTGCCGGGCGTGTTGCCGGCGAAAGTCGTCATTCTCGGCGGCGGCGTCGTCGGCTCAAACGCTGCCAAAATCGCCGTCGGCATGGGCGCGCAAGTGACCATCATTGACAAAAACCTCGATCAACTGCGTTACCTGGACGACATCTTTGGCAGTCAGATTCGCACGCTGGTATCAAATTCCTACAACATCTGGCAGGCGATCGAGAATGCTGACCTGGTCATTGGCGCGGTGCTGATTCCGGGCGCCTCGGCGCCCAAATTGATCACGCGAGAAATGCTGCCCACCATGCACAAAGGCGCCGTGATTGTTGATGTCGCCGTGGATCAAGGCGGCTGCGTCGAGACTTCTCACCCGACAACGCACAGTCAACCGACGTTCGTCGTTGATGATGTGGTGCACTATTGTGTGGCCAACATGCCCGGCGCTGTCCCGCGCACTTCGACGTTCGCCTTGACCAATGCCACGTTGCCGTATGCGTTGAAGTTGGCCTCGTTGGGTTTTGAGAAAGCGATTCGCTCGGACCCCGGCCTCAAACTCGGCGTCAATACGTACCAAGGCCACGTGACGCATGCAGCCGTCGCTGAATCGCAGAATCGGCCGTACGTGCCGCTTGACGAATTGCTCTGA
- a CDS encoding aldehyde dehydrogenase family protein: MAKAKAAFTTQPQRYLNYINGRWVPSVTGEFFENRNPADTRDLIGLFANSNHEDVNRAVEAAQEAYQSWRLVPAPKRGELLYKLAQLLVENKEAYARDMTREMGKILKETRGDVQEAIDITYFTAGEGRRLYGQTTPSELRNKFAMSIRQPLGVCAIITPWNFPMAIPSWKMIPALLCGNTVVMKPATYTPLSMLNLVKACEQVGIPPGVVNLVTGSGSQVGTPLMTHPDVKLVSFTGSTEIGRQVSQACAPSFKRCNLEMGGKNPILIMEDANLELAVDGAIWGGFGTTGQRCTAASRIIVHKKVYKKFLAMFVERARSLRVGNGLDERTDMGPAVSEDQLETDLRYIEIGRTQDKAKLVCGGHRLTKGAYAHGYFIEPTIFADVHPQMRIAQEEIFGPVVSVIPCQSLEEAIEIGNGVRYGLSAAIYTQDVNKAFRAMRDMDTGIFYVNAPTIGAETHLPFGGTKETGNGHREAGVQALDLFSEWKAVYIDYSGTLQRAQIDT; encoded by the coding sequence ATGGCCAAAGCAAAAGCTGCATTTACAACACAACCGCAACGCTATCTGAATTACATCAACGGCCGATGGGTGCCCTCGGTCACCGGCGAATTTTTTGAGAATCGCAATCCAGCCGACACACGCGACCTCATCGGCCTCTTTGCCAACAGCAACCATGAAGATGTCAACCGCGCGGTGGAGGCCGCACAAGAAGCTTATCAATCATGGCGGCTGGTACCGGCGCCGAAGCGCGGCGAACTGCTCTACAAACTCGCCCAACTACTGGTTGAAAACAAAGAGGCGTATGCACGCGATATGACGCGCGAAATGGGCAAGATTCTCAAAGAGACGCGCGGCGATGTACAAGAAGCGATTGACATCACCTACTTCACCGCCGGCGAAGGCCGTCGTCTCTATGGACAAACGACGCCCTCGGAGTTACGCAACAAATTTGCCATGTCAATCCGTCAGCCCCTGGGCGTCTGCGCGATCATCACGCCGTGGAATTTTCCGATGGCCATCCCTTCTTGGAAAATGATTCCGGCTCTGCTGTGCGGCAACACCGTAGTGATGAAGCCGGCCACCTATACACCGCTCTCCATGTTGAACCTCGTCAAGGCGTGCGAGCAGGTGGGCATTCCGCCCGGCGTCGTCAATCTGGTCACGGGGTCTGGCTCGCAGGTCGGCACGCCGCTGATGACGCATCCGGATGTCAAGTTGGTTTCATTCACCGGCTCAACCGAAATTGGGCGGCAAGTCTCACAAGCCTGCGCGCCGTCATTCAAACGCTGCAACCTGGAGATGGGCGGGAAAAATCCTATCCTCATCATGGAAGATGCCAATCTGGAATTAGCCGTGGATGGCGCCATCTGGGGCGGCTTCGGCACCACCGGACAACGCTGTACGGCGGCCAGCCGCATCATTGTGCACAAGAAAGTCTATAAGAAATTCCTCGCCATGTTCGTCGAGCGAGCGCGGTCGCTGCGTGTTGGCAACGGGCTGGATGAACGCACTGACATGGGACCGGCGGTCAGCGAAGATCAACTGGAAACAGACTTGCGATATATCGAGATCGGCCGCACGCAAGACAAAGCCAAACTCGTGTGCGGCGGCCATCGCTTGACCAAAGGCGCGTATGCGCACGGGTACTTCATCGAGCCGACCATCTTCGCCGATGTCCATCCCCAGATGCGGATTGCTCAGGAAGAAATCTTCGGGCCGGTTGTCTCGGTCATTCCATGCCAATCACTGGAGGAAGCGATTGAAATCGGCAACGGCGTCCGATACGGCTTGTCGGCGGCCATCTACACGCAGGATGTGAACAAAGCGTTTCGCGCCATGCGCGACATGGACACAGGCATCTTTTACGTCAACGCGCCGACCATCGGCGCGGAAACACATCTGCCGTTTGGCGGCACCAAGGAGACGGGCAACGGGCATCGTGAAGCTGGAGTGCAGGCTCTTGATCTCTTCTCCGAGTGGAAGGCCGTTTATATTGACTACAGTGGCACATTGCAGCGAGCACAAATTGACACCTGA